From the genome of Scytonema hofmannii PCC 7110, one region includes:
- a CDS encoding type II toxin-antitoxin system Phd/YefM family antitoxin, with the protein MTKGEEFTIAKYGVPIARLVPVEKRVDEMVGKIFKGDLIHRNALDKALEKIKELEGTDK; encoded by the coding sequence GTGACAAAAGGAGAGGAATTTACGATCGCAAAGTATGGAGTCCCGATTGCACGACTCGTTCCTGTAGAAAAAAGAGTTGATGAGATGGTAGGAAAAATTTTTAAAGGAGATTTGATACATCGAAACGCACTAGATAAAGCATTAGAAAAAATCAAAGAATTAGAAGGTACTGATAAATGA
- a CDS encoding filamentous hemagglutinin N-terminal domain-containing protein, producing the protein MHLNWWRWLGIANSIALFVWGSSTSAQIIPDTNLPENSRVRITDNIINIEGGTQSGSNLFHSFSEFSLPNGIAAYFNNVQNIQNIITRVTGQSTSNIDGLIKANGAANLFLINPNGIVLGKNARLEIGGSLFATTANSVKFADGFEYSTTPQTTPLLTVSTPIGLQFGANPGLIQVQGDGQGIRSRRIPPSPAIDTNVALRVQENQTLALVGGDISLEGATLKTAGGRIELGSAGSNRLVNLVPVEKGFSLSYGGLENLGSIKLSQQTAVDATGDGGGDVQVTARSLKLSDGSVIETSTLGSKLGGNLIVNTSDEVQLSGVYGNGNDKFPGGLYAQAEDYATGAAGDVIINTRLLQVQDGAQVSIVTKGAGRVGNLTVNADTVKLINNNSNPFPTGLFIQVRGLANVNTELIINTRVLSLTNGARISTSTFGSGNGANLTVNATESVQLTDLFDGQRFFSALTSQTQQPVTGNAGNLTINTPLLRLENGAFISASTSSNGRGGNLTVNTNDGVVELIGAPLTPQRTNPGGLYTQQNTRGATGVAGNLTINTRTLFLDKGAQISASTSGTGSGGNVIVNASDTVELLGSALGALARENSTGRAGDVIINTNKFTIKDRAEVLVRSRGRGNAGNVNVNADFILLDSNSRIDANTSSVTTDPIRQQANINLNSASVVLRHESRITANATGTGVIGGNINIDTDVLAAFENSDISADSNESLGGRVRINTQALLGAQFQNSPSTLTSDITAIGKTPEFNGTVQVNTPDIDPSQGLVPLTVDVVDVGRLVDDNICARIANSSFTYTGRGGLPPSPNNTLNSDPVWEDWRLTAVPRGREGGRDRGREGENLRNTDFVSTSIDEIVEAQGWVVNPNGDVILVANAPAIAPHKLRNSPSGCDVSVAK; encoded by the coding sequence ATGCATTTAAACTGGTGGCGATGGTTGGGAATTGCAAACAGTATTGCGCTGTTCGTGTGGGGAAGTTCTACAAGCGCTCAAATTATTCCAGATACTAATCTACCAGAAAATTCTCGCGTTAGAATAACGGACAATATCATCAATATTGAAGGTGGTACTCAATCGGGAAGCAATTTATTTCATAGTTTTTCCGAGTTTTCTCTCCCAAATGGGATCGCAGCTTACTTTAATAACGTCCAGAACATTCAAAATATTATTACTCGAGTCACCGGTCAATCGACCTCGAATATTGATGGATTAATTAAAGCGAATGGTGCAGCTAACTTATTTCTTATCAATCCTAATGGGATTGTATTGGGGAAAAATGCTCGTTTAGAAATTGGTGGCTCTTTGTTTGCCACAACTGCAAATAGCGTAAAGTTTGCTGATGGGTTTGAATATAGTACAACCCCGCAAACAACACCTCTGTTAACTGTTAGTACTCCCATTGGTTTACAATTTGGGGCAAATCCCGGTTTAATTCAAGTACAGGGAGACGGACAGGGGATCAGAAGTCGAAGGATTCCACCATCTCCTGCAATAGATACTAATGTCGCTTTGCGCGTGCAAGAGAATCAAACCTTGGCTTTAGTAGGTGGAGATATCTCCTTAGAAGGGGCAACACTCAAGACGGCGGGAGGGCGAATTGAATTAGGTAGTGCTGGTTCTAATCGTTTAGTGAATCTCGTTCCTGTAGAAAAAGGCTTTTCTCTAAGCTATGGTGGTTTGGAAAATTTGGGAAGTATTAAACTATCTCAACAAACAGCAGTAGATGCCACGGGCGATGGTGGCGGAGATGTTCAAGTAACAGCGAGAAGCCTGAAATTAAGCGATGGTTCCGTAATTGAAACCAGTACTCTCGGTTCAAAGTTAGGTGGCAATTTGATTGTAAACACTTCGGATGAAGTGCAACTGAGTGGTGTATACGGCAACGGCAATGATAAGTTTCCTGGAGGCTTGTACGCTCAAGCAGAAGACTACGCCACAGGGGCAGCAGGAGATGTAATCATCAATACGCGCCTATTGCAAGTGCAAGATGGAGCACAAGTCAGCATTGTTACCAAAGGCGCGGGAAGAGTTGGAAATTTGACAGTGAATGCTGATACAGTAAAACTTATCAATAACAATAGTAATCCATTTCCCACTGGGTTATTTATTCAAGTTCGTGGGTTGGCAAATGTAAATACAGAATTAATAATTAATACTCGCGTGTTAAGCCTAACTAATGGAGCACGTATCAGTACTAGCACTTTTGGTTCGGGTAATGGAGCTAATTTGACTGTTAATGCTACTGAATCTGTGCAACTTACCGATCTTTTTGATGGTCAAAGATTCTTCAGCGCTTTAACCTCTCAAACACAACAACCTGTTACAGGTAATGCGGGAAACTTAACAATCAATACTCCTCTGTTACGTCTTGAGAATGGAGCGTTTATCAGTGCTAGCACTTCTAGCAATGGTAGGGGAGGAAACTTGACCGTTAATACTAATGATGGTGTTGTAGAACTTATTGGTGCTCCCCTTACCCCTCAGAGAACGAATCCAGGTGGCTTATATACTCAACAAAATACTCGAGGTGCAACAGGAGTAGCGGGGAACTTGACAATTAATACTCGGACTTTGTTTCTTGACAAAGGAGCACAAATCAGCGCTAGTACTTCTGGTACAGGTAGTGGCGGTAATGTAATAGTAAATGCTTCTGATACCGTAGAACTTCTTGGCAGTGCTTTGGGTGCATTGGCTCGAGAAAATTCAACAGGAAGGGCTGGAGATGTAATAATTAATACAAATAAATTCACTATAAAAGATAGGGCGGAAGTATTAGTTAGAAGTCGAGGGCGGGGAAATGCAGGCAATGTCAACGTAAATGCTGACTTTATCCTTTTAGACAGTAACTCTCGCATTGATGCTAATACAAGCAGTGTTACCACTGACCCAATTCGTCAACAAGCAAATATCAATCTTAACTCCGCAAGTGTGGTACTGCGTCATGAGAGTCGAATCACTGCCAATGCTACAGGTACTGGTGTCATTGGTGGCAATATCAACATTGATACTGACGTTCTAGCAGCGTTTGAAAACAGCGATATTAGTGCTGATTCTAATGAATCTCTTGGAGGTAGAGTTAGAATTAATACACAAGCCTTGCTCGGTGCTCAATTTCAGAACTCACCTAGCACCCTGACTAGTGACATCACTGCCATAGGCAAAACTCCTGAATTCAATGGCACAGTACAAGTCAACACACCTGATATCGATCCCAGTCAAGGATTAGTTCCCTTAACAGTAGATGTGGTGGATGTGGGGCGTTTAGTCGATGATAATATCTGTGCCAGAATTGCAAACAGTAGCTTCACTTATACCGGACGTGGTGGTTTACCTCCTTCTCCTAACAACACACTTAACAGCGATCCCGTTTGGGAAGATTGGCGACTCACTGCTGTACCAAGGGGGAGAGAGGGAGGGAGGGACAGAGGGAGAGAGGGAGAAAACTTACGAAATACGGATTTTGTCAGTACATCTATAGATGAAATTGTCGAAGCTCAAGGCTGGGTAGTCAATCCAAATGGGGATGTCATACTTGTAGCTAATGCGCCTGCGATCGCACCTCACAAGCTTAGGAATTCCCCATCTGGATGTGACGTATCAGTTGCAAAATGA